One segment of Pseudobythopirellula maris DNA contains the following:
- a CDS encoding pectinesterase family protein — MIHYHVAITRILKTALLLLLAAPLSAGTTLTVDPAGGGDFTTIQAALDSIPVGNRQRVVVEIGPGAYNERVRLDHDRVTLRGAGAEETRLWYRWPREAYHRRYDRFGPGVLNVFGDDVVVEGLTIENTQPDSTHAFALYGQPDRLILDGCEVLGVGGDTVSLWNTSFGCYYHRGCRFTGGVDFVCPRGWCFVRDSRFEAVDGSAMIWQDGHMDPGMKFALVGCEFDGPEGFWLGRNHYPSQFYLVGCRFTERMADKPIGVVGRPKPWQNASLWEQKYFFDCHRTGGDYAWHADNLSEAPSSPAADEITPAWTFGGTWDPESTDAPTVVEVETDGASVFVTLSEPVCGAAEARVLRADGSAAEFTAGDGDRRVRFEGGSADSLPASLEVEGESLIGAVATLAPRPVASQSLPAATPVHRASILLVGDSTVADYPLESPMRGWGQALRGMVDERVTVHNAARNGRSSESFRSEGRWKQADLEAADFVLIQFGHNDNPGKGPDRETDPAPGGSYRANLTRYVEEAREAGAVAVLVSPTARRHFTAEGQVDPQGGNLPYAAAVLAVAEELDCPVVDLNRLTGELFERLGEGPSDRYQPEGDRTHFTPAGARRVAALLLGELQEQLPELRRFVDQAALRRP; from the coding sequence ATGATTCACTACCACGTCGCGATCACACGGATTCTTAAAACGGCCCTTCTTCTGCTGCTCGCTGCCCCGCTCTCTGCCGGCACGACGCTTACGGTCGACCCCGCCGGCGGCGGCGACTTCACGACGATCCAGGCGGCCCTCGACTCGATCCCGGTCGGCAACCGGCAGCGTGTTGTCGTCGAGATCGGCCCGGGCGCTTACAACGAGCGGGTTCGCCTGGACCACGACCGCGTGACGTTGCGTGGCGCCGGAGCCGAGGAGACCCGGTTGTGGTATCGCTGGCCGCGCGAGGCCTACCACCGCCGCTACGACCGCTTCGGCCCGGGCGTGCTGAACGTGTTCGGCGACGACGTGGTGGTCGAGGGACTCACGATCGAGAACACCCAGCCCGACTCGACCCACGCCTTTGCTCTTTACGGCCAGCCCGACCGGCTGATCCTCGACGGCTGCGAGGTGCTCGGCGTGGGGGGCGACACGGTGTCGCTGTGGAACACCTCTTTCGGGTGCTACTACCACCGCGGCTGCCGGTTCACCGGCGGGGTCGATTTCGTTTGCCCGCGTGGCTGGTGCTTCGTGCGCGACTCACGGTTCGAGGCGGTCGATGGCAGCGCGATGATCTGGCAAGACGGGCACATGGACCCCGGCATGAAGTTCGCGCTCGTTGGTTGCGAGTTCGACGGCCCAGAGGGGTTTTGGCTGGGGCGCAACCATTACCCGAGCCAGTTCTACCTCGTGGGCTGTCGGTTCACGGAGCGGATGGCGGACAAGCCGATCGGTGTGGTCGGCCGGCCGAAGCCGTGGCAAAACGCCTCGCTGTGGGAACAGAAGTACTTTTTCGATTGCCACCGCACGGGGGGTGACTACGCCTGGCACGCCGACAACCTGAGCGAAGCGCCGAGCTCGCCGGCGGCCGACGAGATCACGCCCGCCTGGACCTTTGGCGGCACGTGGGACCCCGAATCGACTGACGCCCCCACGGTCGTCGAGGTCGAGACCGACGGCGCCAGCGTGTTCGTCACTCTGAGCGAGCCGGTTTGCGGCGCCGCGGAGGCAAGGGTTTTGCGGGCCGACGGCTCCGCCGCGGAATTCACCGCCGGCGACGGCGATCGGCGCGTGCGATTCGAAGGCGGCTCGGCCGACTCGCTGCCCGCATCGCTCGAAGTCGAAGGTGAGAGCCTGATCGGCGCGGTGGCGACGCTCGCTCCGCGGCCGGTCGCGAGCCAATCGCTCCCCGCCGCGACGCCGGTTCACCGGGCGTCGATCTTGCTCGTGGGCGACTCGACCGTGGCCGACTACCCGCTCGAGAGCCCGATGCGCGGCTGGGGCCAGGCGCTGCGCGGCATGGTCGACGAACGTGTGACGGTCCACAACGCCGCCCGCAACGGCCGCAGCTCTGAGAGCTTCCGCAGCGAAGGCCGCTGGAAACAGGCGGATCTCGAAGCGGCCGACTTTGTGCTGATCCAATTCGGCCACAACGACAACCCCGGCAAGGGGCCGGATCGCGAAACCGACCCGGCGCCGGGCGGCTCGTACCGAGCGAACCTCACTCGCTACGTTGAGGAGGCCCGCGAGGCGGGAGCCGTTGCGGTGCTCGTGAGCCCCACCGCACGTCGTCATTTCACGGCTGAAGGTCAGGTCGACCCACAGGGGGGCAACCTGCCGTACGCCGCGGCGGTGCTGGCCGTGGCCGAGGAGCTCGATTGCCCGGTCGTCGACCTGAACCGCCTGACGGGCGAGCTGTTCGAGCGGCTCGGCGAGGGGCCGAGTGATCGCTACCAGCCCGAAGGCGACCGCACGCACTTCACCCCCGCCGGCGCAAGGCGTGTAGCGGCGCTGCTGCTCGGCGAGCTACAGGAGCAGTTGCCCGAGCTGCGGCGGTTCGTCGATCAAGCGGCGCTGCGCCGCCCTTAA
- the preA gene encoding NAD-dependent dihydropyrimidine dehydrogenase subunit PreA translates to MPTLETTVDGLKLPNPFVIGSGPPGTNGKVIGRAFDDGWGAVICKTVSLDASKVVNVQPRYARLRSRHTMDEKGQGEIYGWENIELISDRSFDTWLDEFKALKDSHPEGVLICSAMEEYDKTAWQDMIGRCQDAGVDSFELNMSCPHGMPERRMGAAVGENPDLLEEICGWVMEVAKVPVWAKMTPNVTHIEDPARASLRAGCQGVSAINTIRSCVGVDLDTLRPEPAVEGYTTPGGYSGPAVKPIALRMCMEISKLIESEFPGRSLSGLGGVETSHDAAEFILMGSSTVQVCTGVMKMGYGCVQQMCDELLAFMEKHGFETIDDFRGKSLPYFTSHSDLVKKQADARAAKKAAADKKKMVRGDAEWDGDDFVEQSDALARG, encoded by the coding sequence ATGCCCACGCTCGAAACCACGGTCGACGGCCTCAAGCTTCCCAACCCGTTTGTGATCGGCTCGGGTCCGCCCGGCACCAACGGCAAGGTCATCGGCCGGGCGTTTGACGATGGCTGGGGGGCGGTGATCTGCAAGACCGTGTCGCTCGACGCGTCGAAAGTCGTGAACGTGCAGCCGCGCTACGCCCGCCTGCGCAGCCGGCACACCATGGACGAGAAGGGGCAGGGCGAGATCTACGGCTGGGAGAACATCGAGCTGATCAGCGACCGCTCGTTCGACACCTGGCTCGACGAGTTCAAGGCCCTCAAAGACTCGCACCCGGAGGGGGTGCTCATCTGCTCGGCGATGGAGGAGTACGACAAAACGGCGTGGCAGGACATGATCGGCCGCTGCCAGGACGCCGGCGTCGACTCGTTCGAGCTCAACATGAGCTGCCCGCACGGCATGCCCGAGCGGCGGATGGGCGCCGCGGTGGGCGAGAACCCCGACCTCTTGGAAGAGATCTGCGGCTGGGTGATGGAAGTCGCCAAGGTGCCGGTCTGGGCCAAGATGACGCCCAACGTCACGCACATCGAGGACCCCGCGCGGGCGAGCCTGCGGGCCGGCTGCCAGGGCGTCTCGGCGATCAACACGATCCGCAGCTGCGTGGGGGTTGATCTCGACACGCTCAGGCCCGAGCCCGCCGTGGAGGGCTACACCACGCCGGGCGGCTACAGCGGCCCGGCCGTCAAGCCGATCGCGCTCAGGATGTGCATGGAGATCAGCAAGCTGATCGAGAGCGAGTTCCCCGGCCGCTCGCTCAGCGGCTTGGGCGGCGTGGAGACCAGCCACGACGCCGCCGAGTTCATCCTGATGGGCTCCTCCACCGTGCAGGTCTGCACCGGCGTGATGAAGATGGGCTACGGCTGCGTGCAGCAGATGTGCGACGAGCTCCTCGCCTTCATGGAAAAGCACGGCTTCGAGACGATCGACGACTTCCGCGGCAAGAGCCTGCCGTACTTCACGTCGCACAGCGACCTAGTCAAAAAGCAGGCCGACGCCCGCGCCGCCAAGAAGGCCGCCGCCGACAAGAAGAAGATGGTCCGCGGCGACGCCGAGTGGGACGGCGACGACTTCGTCGAGCAGTCGGACGCCTTAGCGCGGGGCTGA
- a CDS encoding aspartate aminotransferase family protein, giving the protein MAIDPNLQLPICDHKPAAYDGPSRDEVIALRKQYVSPGVITYYKDPLMIVEGKMQYLWDETGRRYLDAFAGIVTVSVGHCHPKVLEKVNAQTGKLQHTTTIYLHPTIGQFAEKLAGEMPEGLSRSYFTNSGSEANEVAILSAREHTGNTDVIALRNGYHGGTSVPMSLTAHGTWKFPSNPSVGVHHALPGYCYRCPFDLEYPSCGLKCAYDVENVIRYQTPGQIACFIGEPIQGVGGTVTPPKEYFQVVYDIVRKHGGICIADEVQGGFGRTGEHYWSHQNYGVVPDGITMAKGMGNGVPLGGFTTTPQISEAMAKRIHFNTFGGNPVSMTQGLATLEVIEEEGIQENARVVGGRLKEGLLELQEKHPLIGDVRGLGLMLGVELVRDRKSKEPANTEAADVMERMKERGVIIGKGGLYGNTLRIKPPMCLTADDADYLVMSLDETLNELSNNT; this is encoded by the coding sequence ATGGCGATCGACCCGAACCTCCAACTGCCGATCTGCGACCACAAGCCCGCCGCGTACGACGGCCCGTCGCGCGACGAGGTGATCGCGCTGCGCAAGCAGTACGTTTCGCCGGGCGTGATCACTTACTACAAAGACCCCCTGATGATCGTCGAGGGGAAGATGCAGTACTTGTGGGACGAGACCGGCCGGCGCTACTTGGACGCCTTTGCCGGGATCGTCACGGTGAGCGTTGGCCACTGCCACCCCAAGGTCTTGGAAAAGGTCAACGCCCAGACCGGCAAGCTGCAGCACACCACCACGATCTATTTGCACCCGACCATCGGCCAGTTCGCTGAGAAGCTCGCGGGCGAGATGCCCGAGGGGCTCAGCCGCAGCTACTTCACCAACTCGGGGAGCGAGGCGAACGAGGTCGCCATCCTGTCGGCCCGCGAGCACACCGGCAACACGGATGTCATTGCGCTGAGGAACGGCTACCACGGCGGCACCTCCGTGCCGATGTCGCTCACGGCCCACGGCACGTGGAAGTTCCCCAGCAACCCGTCGGTCGGCGTCCACCACGCGCTGCCGGGCTACTGCTACCGCTGCCCGTTCGACCTGGAGTATCCGAGCTGCGGGCTGAAGTGCGCGTACGACGTGGAGAACGTCATCCGCTACCAAACGCCCGGCCAGATAGCGTGCTTCATCGGCGAGCCAATCCAGGGCGTGGGCGGCACGGTCACCCCGCCCAAGGAGTACTTCCAGGTCGTGTACGACATCGTCCGCAAGCATGGCGGCATTTGCATCGCCGACGAGGTGCAGGGGGGCTTCGGCCGCACCGGCGAGCATTACTGGTCGCACCAGAACTACGGCGTGGTGCCTGACGGGATCACGATGGCCAAGGGCATGGGCAATGGCGTCCCGCTCGGCGGTTTTACGACCACGCCGCAGATCAGCGAGGCGATGGCCAAGCGGATCCACTTCAACACTTTCGGCGGTAACCCGGTGAGCATGACCCAGGGGCTTGCGACGCTCGAAGTGATCGAAGAAGAGGGCATCCAAGAAAACGCCCGCGTGGTAGGGGGCCGGCTGAAAGAGGGCCTCTTGGAGCTGCAGGAGAAGCACCCGCTCATCGGCGACGTCCGCGGCCTGGGCCTGATGCTCGGCGTCGAGCTCGTGCGTGACCGCAAGAGCAAGGAACCCGCCAATACCGAGGCGGCCGACGTGATGGAGCGGATGAAGGAACGCGGCGTGATCATCGGCAAAGGGGGCCTGTACGGCAACACGCTGCGCATCAAGCCGCCGATGTGCCTCACCGCGGACGACGCCGACTACCTCGTGATGTCCCTGGACGAAACGCTTAACGAATTGTCAAACAACACTTAG
- a CDS encoding uracil-xanthine permease family protein, with protein sequence MSKATVIYGLDDKPPLGRAVVLGLQHVLTMFGSTVAVPLLLAPAMGMGPHETALLISSVMLCSGVATLLQSTLGSRLPIIQGVSFSFLAAFSGVIIPTVLRPVDEGGLGGDGAMCMQYIAGAVIVGAICEMAIGFSGLMGAMRKYLSPVTVGPVIMLIGLALYQAGAPVAASHWPTSILTMTLIILFSLVWSRAYRVFQLFPLLIAILLAVGVCGVLTATGNYGADHPARVSFEAVENAEMLRTTTVFFPWGWPLFSSAFIVAVLAGYLASMIESFGDYHACSHMAGGGDPTPEQISRGIGFEGVGCALTGLLGGFSSTSYSENVGLVGLTKVGSRYVVQIAAVILILLGMFGKFGAVAAAIPQPVVGGLYCVMFGLISAVGVRQFAKADLDSDRNLLIGGFALFMGLSVPAYFNSEAGAALLASVPWGMGDVLGAVGKTGMAVAAILGIVLDNWIHGDDAERGLVDAEQRGPGTLVSEAGDVDAV encoded by the coding sequence ATGAGCAAAGCGACCGTTATCTACGGCCTCGACGACAAGCCGCCCTTGGGCCGCGCGGTGGTGCTTGGCTTGCAGCACGTGCTGACGATGTTTGGCTCGACCGTCGCCGTGCCGTTGCTGCTCGCGCCGGCGATGGGGATGGGGCCGCACGAGACGGCGCTACTGATTTCGAGCGTGATGCTCTGCAGCGGCGTGGCGACGCTGTTGCAGTCGACCCTCGGCTCGCGGCTGCCGATCATCCAGGGCGTCAGTTTTTCGTTCCTGGCGGCTTTCAGTGGGGTGATCATCCCCACCGTGCTGCGGCCCGTGGACGAGGGGGGCCTGGGGGGCGACGGCGCCATGTGCATGCAGTACATCGCCGGCGCCGTGATCGTTGGAGCCATTTGCGAGATGGCGATCGGCTTCTCGGGGCTGATGGGCGCGATGAGAAAGTACCTCTCGCCGGTGACCGTCGGCCCGGTGATCATGCTGATTGGGCTGGCGCTCTATCAGGCGGGGGCCCCCGTGGCGGCGAGCCACTGGCCGACGAGCATCCTCACGATGACGCTGATCATCTTGTTCTCGCTGGTCTGGTCGCGGGCTTACCGTGTGTTCCAGCTGTTCCCGCTCTTGATCGCTATCCTGCTGGCGGTCGGTGTTTGCGGCGTGCTCACGGCGACCGGCAACTACGGTGCTGATCACCCGGCGCGGGTGAGCTTCGAGGCGGTTGAGAATGCCGAGATGCTGCGCACCACGACAGTTTTCTTCCCGTGGGGCTGGCCGCTGTTCTCCTCGGCGTTCATCGTCGCGGTGCTGGCCGGCTATCTGGCCTCGATGATCGAGTCGTTCGGCGACTACCACGCCTGCAGCCACATGGCGGGCGGCGGCGATCCGACGCCCGAGCAGATCTCGCGCGGCATCGGGTTTGAAGGCGTCGGCTGTGCGCTCACGGGTTTACTCGGGGGCTTCAGCTCGACCAGCTACTCGGAGAACGTCGGCCTCGTGGGCCTCACCAAGGTCGGCAGCCGGTATGTCGTGCAGATCGCGGCGGTGATTCTCATTCTGCTTGGCATGTTCGGCAAGTTCGGCGCGGTGGCGGCGGCGATCCCGCAGCCGGTCGTAGGCGGGCTCTACTGCGTGATGTTCGGTCTCATCAGCGCGGTCGGCGTGCGGCAGTTCGCCAAGGCCGACCTCGACAGCGACCGCAACCTGCTGATCGGCGGCTTCGCCCTCTTTATGGGGCTCAGCGTGCCGGCCTACTTCAACAGCGAGGCGGGCGCCGCACTGCTTGCGAGCGTGCCGTGGGGCATGGGCGACGTGCTCGGCGCCGTCGGCAAGACCGGCATGGCCGTGGCGGCCATCTTGGGCATCGTGCTAGACAACTGGATCCACGGCGACGACGCGGAACGCGGCTTGGTCGATGCCGAACAGCGCGGCCCCGGCACGCTCGTTAGCGAAGCGGGGGATGTTGACGCGGTTTAG
- a CDS encoding nitrilase-related carbon-nitrogen hydrolase yields MARLVRGALIQATTCEPVTSGVAKVKQAMIDKHVDLIAQAAEKGAQVCCLQELFYGPYFCAEQDIKWYELTEPVPDGPTVKLMCELAKKHSMVLVVPMYEEDLPGVYYNTAAVIDATGEYLGKFRKIHIPHCNPGFWEKFYFRPGNLGYPVFDTAVGKVGVYICYDRHFPDGARCLGLGGAEIVFNPSATVAGLSEYLWKLEQPAHAVANQYFVGAINRPGWEEPWRIGEFYGQSYFVDPRGQFIAQSDKRDEDDIVVVDMDLDLIREVRNTWQFFRDRRPETYGAITEL; encoded by the coding sequence ATGGCACGGCTCGTCCGCGGCGCTCTGATCCAAGCCACCACCTGCGAGCCGGTCACCTCGGGGGTGGCCAAGGTCAAGCAGGCGATGATCGACAAGCATGTCGACCTGATCGCCCAGGCCGCGGAGAAGGGCGCCCAAGTCTGCTGCCTGCAGGAGCTGTTCTACGGCCCCTACTTCTGCGCCGAACAAGACATCAAGTGGTACGAGCTCACCGAGCCCGTGCCCGACGGGCCGACCGTCAAGCTGATGTGCGAACTGGCCAAGAAGCACAGCATGGTCTTGGTCGTGCCGATGTACGAAGAGGACCTGCCGGGCGTGTACTACAACACCGCCGCGGTGATCGACGCCACCGGCGAGTACCTCGGCAAGTTCCGCAAGATCCACATCCCGCACTGCAACCCCGGCTTCTGGGAGAAGTTTTACTTCCGTCCCGGCAACCTGGGTTACCCGGTGTTCGACACCGCGGTGGGCAAGGTCGGCGTTTACATCTGCTACGACCGCCACTTCCCCGACGGCGCGCGCTGCTTGGGGCTGGGTGGCGCCGAGATCGTGTTCAACCCGTCGGCCACCGTGGCGGGCCTCAGCGAGTACCTCTGGAAGCTCGAGCAGCCGGCCCACGCGGTGGCGAACCAGTACTTTGTCGGCGCGATCAACCGGCCCGGTTGGGAAGAGCCGTGGCGGATCGGCGAGTTCTACGGGCAGAGCTACTTCGTCGACCCCCGCGGCCAGTTCATCGCCCAGAGCGACAAGCGAGACGAGGACGACATCGTCGTGGTCGACATGGACTTGGACCTCATACGCGAGGTGCGCAATACCTGGCAGTTCTTCCGCGACCGCCGGCCGGAGACGTACGGCGCGATCACTGAGTTGTAA